The genomic region CTCGCGGCCGGCGGCTTCCAACAGGCAGCTGAGTAAGCGAGAGAGAGACGGAACAATGGAAGGAATTTTTGCAGCTTACGTCTTGCCCGCGCTTATCATAGCGCTGAAGTCGGTCGTTCTGCTCGTCGTATTGCTGATCGTCGTCGCTTACCTGCTTTACGCGGATCGCAAGATCTGGGCAGCGGTGCAGCTTCGTCGCGGCCCGAACGTTGTCGGTCCCTGGGGTCTGTTCCAGGCCTTCGCCGACTTGTTGAAGTTCGTCTTCAAGGAACCGATCATCCCGTCGGGCGCAAACAAGGGTGTCTTCCTCCTTGCGCCTTTCGTTTCCGCCGTTCTCGCAATGGCGACCTGGGCGGTCATTCCGGTCAATGAAGGCTGGGCCATCGCCAATATCAATGTCGGCATACTCTATATCTTCGCCATTTCTTCGCTCGAAGTTTACGGCGTGATCATGGGCGGCTGGGCATCGAACTCGAAATACCCGTTCCTCGGCGCGCTTCGTTCTGCCGCGCAGATGGTTTCCTACGAAGTTTCCATCGGCTTCGTGATTGTCACGGTCCTGCTGACGGTTGGCTCGCTCAACCTCACCGACATCGTGCTTTCGCAGAATACCGGCCTCGGCACCATGCTTGGCCTGCCGGCTTCGTTCCTCGACTGGAACTGGCTCTGCCTGTTCCCGATGTTCGTGATCTTCTTCATTTCGGCGCTGGCCGAAACGAACCGTCCGCCTTTCGACCTTGTCGAAGCTGAATCCGAACTCGTGGCCGGTCACATGATCGAATATTCGTCCACGCCGTTCCTTCTGTTCTTCCTCGGCGAATATGTGGCGATCACGCTGATGTGCGCCCTGATGACGACGCTCTTCCTCGGCGGCTGGCTGCCTCCGGTGGATGTGTGGTTCCTCAACTGGGTTCCGGGCATCATCTGGTTCATGCTGAAGCTCTGCTTCTGCTTCTTCCTCTTCGCAATGGTGAAGGCTTTCGTTCCGCGTTATCGCTACGATCAGCTGATGCGCCTTGGCTGGAAAGTGTTCCTGCCGATCTCGCTCTTCATGGTCGTCGCAACCGCGACCTTCCTCAAAGTCTTCGGTCTGGCGTAAGGAGTAATCATCATGGCTTCATTCGCTCAAGCAGCCAAATCGCTCCTTCTCAAGGAATTCGTAGGCGCGTTCTTTCTTTCCATGCGCCAGTTCTTCGCGCCCAAGGCGACGTTGAACTACCCGCATGAAAAGGGCCCGGTCTCTCCGCGCTTCCGTGGCGAGCACGCACTGCGCCGTTATCCAAACGGCGAGGAACGCTGCATCGCCTGCAAGCTTTGCGAAGCGATCTGCCCGGCGCAGGCCATCACCATCGAGGCCGGTCCGCGCCGCAACGACGGCACCCGCCGCACGGTGCGTTACGACATCGACATGGTGAAGTGCATCTATTGCGGTTTCTGCCAGGAAGCATGCCCGGTGGACGCCATCGTGGAAGGTCCGAATTTCGAATTCGCGACCGAAACCCGCGAAGAACTCTACTATGACAAGGAAAAGCTCCTTGCCAATGGCGACCGTTGGGAACGCGAAATCGCGCGCAATATCGCGATGGATGCGCCATATCGCTGATTGGTCCTGCTGAAACCTGGTTTCGGCATCCGGTTTGAAAAGCGGCAACAGGAAGGGGCGGCCCATCTTGTTGCTGGAATTTAAGTTTCGCGATTATTCGCGGCAAACAAAGACTAAAGAGGGCAAGGCAATAAGGCTTTGCTCACGGAAAGGTGTTGGGGGATCCCCATGCTGACAGGTATTGCGGCAGCGTTTTTCTATCTGTTCGCCTTCATCATGATCGCATCCGCGTTCATGGTGATCGCGGCACGCAACCCCGTGCATTCGGTGCTGTTTCTGATCCTCACATTCTTCAATGCGGCAGCCTTGTTCCTGCTGACGGGGGCCGAGTTCCTCGCCATGATCCTGCTCGTCGTTTACGTCGGGGCAGTGGCGGTTCTCTTCCTCTTCGTCGTCATGATGCTGGATGTGGATTTCTCCGAGCTGAAGCGCGGCGCGCTGCAATATGCGCCGGTTGGCGCGCTCGTCGGCCTCATCCTGCTCGGCGAGCTGATCTTCGTGTTTGCAAGCAACATGTTTGCACCGAAGCTGGGGCAGGGCGCCGTGCCGATCCCGAATATCGCCGAGCGGAGCAATACCGCTGCTCTGGGTGACATTCTCTACACCGACTTCGTCTTCTACTTCCAGGTTGCTGGTCTCGTCCTTCTGGTCGCGATGATCGGCGCCATCGTTCTGACGCTGCGGCACAAGCCGAATGTCAAGCGCCAGTCCATTCCGGCCCAGGTTGCTCGCACGCCCGAAACGGCGATCGAGATCAAACAAGTCGAAACGGGCAAAGGCATCTGAGGATAAGCATATGGAAATCGGTATCGCCCACTATCTGACCGTTTCGGCCATCCTGTTCACGCTTGGCGTCTTCGGCATCTTCCTGAACCGCAAGAACGTCATCGTCATCCTGATGTCGATCGAATTGATCCTTCTTTCGGTCAATCTCAACTTCGTGGCGTTCTCCAGCCAGCTCGGCGACATGGTCGGGCAGGTGTTCGCCCTTTTCGTTCTGACCGTCGCGGCTGCGGAAGCGGCCATCGGTCTGGCAATTCTCGTTGTTTTCTTCCGTAATCGCGGCTCCATCGCGGTGGAAGACGTCAATGTTATGAAAGGTTGACGGGCAAATGCTCTACTACGCGATCGTCTTCCTTCCGCTTCTCGGCTTCCTGATTGCCGGTCTCTTCGGCAATCAGATCGGAGCCAAGGCGAGCGAATACATCACTTCCGGTTTCATGGTCGTCGTCGCGGTCCTGTCCTGGGTCGTGTTCTTCCAGATTCCGCTCGGCCACGACGCGGAAACCGTCCGCATCCCGGTTCTGCACTGGGTAACCTCGGGCGCGCTTTCCTTCGACTGGGCATTGCGCATCGACACGCTCACCGGCGTCATGCTGGTGGTGGTGAACTCGGTGTCGGCTCTCGTGCACATCTATTCCATCGGATATATGCATCACGATCCGCACCGTCCGCGCTTCTTCGCCTATCTGTCGCTCTTCACCTTCGCCATGCTCATGCTGGTCACGTCGGACAATCTGGTCCAGATGTTCTTCGGCTGGGAAGGCGTGGGTCTGGCCTCGTACCTCCTGATCGGCTTCTGGTTCCAGAAGCCTTCGGCAAACGCCGCCGCCATGAAGGCCTTCGTCGTCAACCGCGTTGGTGACTTTGGCTTCCTGCTCGGCATCTTCGGCGTGTTCGCGCTGTTCCAGTCGGTCGACTACAACACGATCTTCGCTGCTGCCGCCAATTTCCTCCCCGCTGAAGGCGCCGCCGATGCCAATCAGGTCGTTCTGAACTTCCTCGGCTATCAGCTCGACAAGCAGGGCGCGATCACGATCACCTGCCTGCTGCTCTTCATGGGCGCGATGGGCAAGTCGGCGCAGTTCCTGCTGCACACCTGGCTTCCGGACGCCATGGAGGGCCCGACCCCGGTTTCGGCGCTCATTCACGCCGCTACCATGGTTACCGCGGGCGTGTTCATGGTCGCCCGCATGTCGCCGATCTTTGAACTGTCGCAGACCGCGCTTCTGGTCGTGACCATCATCGGCGCGACGACTGCCTTCTTCGCGGCAACGGTCGCCCTCGTGCAGAACGACATCAAGCGCGTCATCGCCTATTCGACCTGCTCGCAGCTCGGCTACATGTTCGCTGCACTCGGTGTCGGTGCCTATGGCGCCGCCGTGTTCCACCTGTTCACGCACGCTTTCTTCAAGGCGCTTCTGTTCCTTTGCGCCGGTTCGGTCATCCATGCCGTTTCGGAAGAGCAGGACATGCGCCGCATGGGCGGTCTGCGCAAGCTGATCCCGATCACCTACTGGATGATGGTCATCGGCACGGTCGCCATTACCGGCCTCGGCATTCCGGGCACGGTCATCGGCACCGCCGGTTTCTTCTCCAAGGATGCGATCATCGAATCCGTCTTCGCTTCGCACAGTGCTGCCAGCGGCTACGCTTCGACGCTTCTCATCATCGCCGCGCTCTTCACGAGCTTCTATTCCTGGCGCCTGATTTTCATGACCTTCCACGGCAAGCCGCGCGCTTCGGCGGAAGTCATGCATCACGTCCATGAATCGCCTGCCGTCATGTTCGTTCCGCTGCTGATCCTCGGCGTCGGCGCGCTCTTTGCCGGTGTCGTGTTCAAGGAACTCTTCTTCGGCCACGAATATGCCGAGTTCTGGAAGGGCGCTCTGTTCACCTCGGCTGCCAACCAGATCCTCGAGGAATATCACCATGTTCCTCTTTGGGTGAAGCTGTCGCCGTTCGTTTCGATGGTTCTCGGCTTTATCGTCGCCTGGATCTTCTACATCCGTTCGCCGGAAACGCCGAAGGAACTGGCTGCCCGTCATCGTGGCCTC from Brucella intermedia LMG 3301 harbors:
- the nuoH gene encoding NADH-quinone oxidoreductase subunit NuoH encodes the protein MEGIFAAYVLPALIIALKSVVLLVVLLIVVAYLLYADRKIWAAVQLRRGPNVVGPWGLFQAFADLLKFVFKEPIIPSGANKGVFLLAPFVSAVLAMATWAVIPVNEGWAIANINVGILYIFAISSLEVYGVIMGGWASNSKYPFLGALRSAAQMVSYEVSIGFVIVTVLLTVGSLNLTDIVLSQNTGLGTMLGLPASFLDWNWLCLFPMFVIFFISALAETNRPPFDLVEAESELVAGHMIEYSSTPFLLFFLGEYVAITLMCALMTTLFLGGWLPPVDVWFLNWVPGIIWFMLKLCFCFFLFAMVKAFVPRYRYDQLMRLGWKVFLPISLFMVVATATFLKVFGLA
- the nuoI gene encoding NADH-quinone oxidoreductase subunit NuoI, encoding MASFAQAAKSLLLKEFVGAFFLSMRQFFAPKATLNYPHEKGPVSPRFRGEHALRRYPNGEERCIACKLCEAICPAQAITIEAGPRRNDGTRRTVRYDIDMVKCIYCGFCQEACPVDAIVEGPNFEFATETREELYYDKEKLLANGDRWEREIARNIAMDAPYR
- a CDS encoding NADH-quinone oxidoreductase subunit J, with product MLTGIAAAFFYLFAFIMIASAFMVIAARNPVHSVLFLILTFFNAAALFLLTGAEFLAMILLVVYVGAVAVLFLFVVMMLDVDFSELKRGALQYAPVGALVGLILLGELIFVFASNMFAPKLGQGAVPIPNIAERSNTAALGDILYTDFVFYFQVAGLVLLVAMIGAIVLTLRHKPNVKRQSIPAQVARTPETAIEIKQVETGKGI
- the nuoK gene encoding NADH-quinone oxidoreductase subunit NuoK: MEIGIAHYLTVSAILFTLGVFGIFLNRKNVIVILMSIELILLSVNLNFVAFSSQLGDMVGQVFALFVLTVAAAEAAIGLAILVVFFRNRGSIAVEDVNVMKG
- the nuoL gene encoding NADH-quinone oxidoreductase subunit L is translated as MLYYAIVFLPLLGFLIAGLFGNQIGAKASEYITSGFMVVVAVLSWVVFFQIPLGHDAETVRIPVLHWVTSGALSFDWALRIDTLTGVMLVVVNSVSALVHIYSIGYMHHDPHRPRFFAYLSLFTFAMLMLVTSDNLVQMFFGWEGVGLASYLLIGFWFQKPSANAAAMKAFVVNRVGDFGFLLGIFGVFALFQSVDYNTIFAAAANFLPAEGAADANQVVLNFLGYQLDKQGAITITCLLLFMGAMGKSAQFLLHTWLPDAMEGPTPVSALIHAATMVTAGVFMVARMSPIFELSQTALLVVTIIGATTAFFAATVALVQNDIKRVIAYSTCSQLGYMFAALGVGAYGAAVFHLFTHAFFKALLFLCAGSVIHAVSEEQDMRRMGGLRKLIPITYWMMVIGTVAITGLGIPGTVIGTAGFFSKDAIIESVFASHSAASGYASTLLIIAALFTSFYSWRLIFMTFHGKPRASAEVMHHVHESPAVMFVPLLILGVGALFAGVVFKELFFGHEYAEFWKGALFTSAANQILEEYHHVPLWVKLSPFVSMVLGFIVAWIFYIRSPETPKELAARHRGLYQFLLNKWYFDELYDFLFVRPARWLGRVFWKGGDGWLIDGFGPDGVSARVLDVTNRVVKMQSGYLYHYAFAMLIGVAALVTWMMLGSSF